The nucleotide sequence TTACTTGGAATCTTATAGTGAGCAATTTTTCCTTCAAGTTCACTTTTTAAACCATACTCACTCAACATATATCCTGAATATGGAATAACTACTGCAATAGCTTCTTCGCCAAGGTCTTTTGAGTAAATACCAAATACCTTTGCCTGATGAACACCGGCAATTTTTTTCAATGCGCACTCAATTTCCATTGGGCTTATATTTTCACCACCACGCACAATAATATCTTTAATTCTATAGGAGTAATGCCAATCACCATACATATCTACAAATCCAGCATCGCCAGTGTGGTACCAGCACCTGTCATCCATCACCGTTGAAACCTGTCCGTGCAGGCCGAGGTACCCCCTCATCACATGAAATCCACGGGTCCACAGCTCGCCGGTTTCTCCGGGCAGCAGCTCATCGCCGGTTTCCGGATCGACAACCTTCATCTCCACACCTGGCAAGGGCACGCCGATGGTGGTGCACTTCAGCTCTATATCCGCGTCGGGAAATGTTTGCGTGCAGCAGGGCGAGGTTTCCGTTTGCCCATAAGCGATGGAAAGCCCCTGCATGCCAAGCCTGTTTACGATGGCAGCCACAAGTGATTCACTGCACTGAGAACCGGCAATAATGCCTTTTTTGAGAACAAGATTATTTGATCCGCTCGCAGATACGGCTTCCAAGAGTCTTCCAAACATTGTCGGCACGCCGTGCAAGACAGTACATTTGTATTTTTCGCAATATTTTATGACGTCAGAGACCCTGTACCGCTCAAGTATTACCAGCGGAACGCCGCAGGCGATGCTGCCAATGAGACATGTAGAAAGACCAAAGCAATGGAATAGCGGCACTGCCATGCAGCACAGATCTTTTGCGGCATCCAGCCCGAGGCGCTGAATAGAGAGAAAGGCGTTGTTGACCAGGTTGTCGTGCGTAAGCATGACGCCCTTGGGTCGGCAGGTACTGCCAGAGGTAAACAGGATACAAGAAACATGCTGCGGCTGGACGGCTGCGCGGATGCCGGCATAAAAATCGGCGGAAAGGCTTGCGCCCAGAGATGCAAGGTCAGCAGTGCTCACAGATGAGGCAATGGAGTTGTCGCCAAGGCTTACCGAAAACTTGAGCGTCGATGGCTCGGCGGCGTCCGCGCCGTCCATA is from Desulfovibrio desulfuricans and encodes:
- a CDS encoding AMP-binding protein produces the protein MNAEFDQGVSMRPFAMTIGDFLSRAAETWPETDALIQANTGERLSWSELDALTDAYARGLWVKGLRAGDTFVGWSCNSVSLIVCGLAAIKLGAVFVPVNIHLTRPEIEDIVSRTRCACICYADGYRDVDYAAIVDGLFMDGADAAEPSTLKFSVSLGDNSIASSVSTADLASLGASLSADFYAGIRAAVQPQHVSCILFTSGSTCRPKGVMLTHDNLVNNAFLSIQRLGLDAAKDLCCMAVPLFHCFGLSTCLIGSIACGVPLVILERYRVSDVIKYCEKYKCTVLHGVPTMFGRLLEAVSASGSNNLVLKKGIIAGSQCSESLVAAIVNRLGMQGLSIAYGQTETSPCCTQTFPDADIELKCTTIGVPLPGVEMKVVDPETGDELLPGETGELWTRGFHVMRGYLGLHGQVSTVMDDRCWYHTGDAGFVDMYGDWHYSYRIKDIIVRGGENISPMEIECALKKIAGVHQAKVFGIYSKDLGEEAIAVVIPYSGYMLSEYGLKSELEGKIAHYKIPSKFMIIDEMPLNDNGKINIQYLKDKLSAECA